Below is a window of Spelaeicoccus albus DNA.
ACGTACACCAGCAGCGTGTCGGACGCCGTGACGACCGTGTACACGTACGGTGCCGACCTTTACGACGCCATGATCGACGAGATCGACAAGGCCGAAAGGCACGTGTTCATTCAAAGCTACATTTGGAAGGACGACGAGACCGGCAGACGATTCAAGGATGCACTGGGCCGTGCCGCCGAACGCGGCGTCGACGTCTTCGTCAGCTACGACGGTTTCGCCAATCTCGTTGTCCGGCCCCGTTTTTACCGGTTCCATCCGAGCGTGCACGTGCTGCGCTCGCCGATTTTCCGCCCCGGCATCATCTTTGCCAACCCGCGCTCGACCGGGCTCGATCATCGAAAGATCCTCGTTGTCGACGACCGGGTCGGATTCGTCGGCGGATACAACATCGGAGCTCCGTACGCCACCGAATGGCGCGATACGCATTTACGGATCGAAGGCCGCTCGGTCTGGGAGCTGCGGCATGCTTTCATCAGCTTTTGGAACAACACGCGTACTAGCCGGCACCCGGAGCTGCCCGACCCGGGAGCCGGCTTTTGGGAGCCGCGGCTCCGGTCGGTCAGCAATGCGCCGGCAGGCATGGTCTTCCCCATCCGGGGCGTCTACCTGGCGGCCATCAACAGGGCGACCAGCCATATCTTCATCACCACGGCCTATTTCATCCCGGACGGGCAGATTCTCGATGCGCTGACGGCCGCGTCCCGGCGCGGCGTCGACGTGCGCGTGCTGGTGCCCGAGGAGTCGAACCACGTGCTCTCCGACTGGCTCTCCCGAGGGTTTTACTCCGAACTGTTGGACGCCGGCGTGACGATCCTGCTGTACGAGAACGCCATGGTGCACGCCAAGACCGCCACCATCGACGGCAAATGGACGACGGTGGGCACCGCCAATATCGACAGATTGAGCCTGAGCGGCAATTACGAGATCAACATGGAGCTCTACGACGACAAGCTCGCAGCCGATATGGAGCGGATCTTCGAGGTGGACAGCGGAAACAGCCGCGTGCTCACGCCCGAGGAATGGCAGCGCCGGAATGTCGTGGCGCGGTTCGCCGAACTCGTTCTCGTGCCGTTGCGGCCGTTGCTCTAATACCCGAGTGACGGCTTCATGTCGAGGATCCGGCCCAGCAGGCCGCTGACGAAGCCGGGCGAATCGTCCGTCGAAAGCTTGCGGACCAGGTCGACGGCCTCATCGACGGCCACGGGGCCGTCCACGTCGTCGTTGAACAAGATCTCCCAAGCGCCGATCCGCAACGCCGCCCTGTCGACTGCCGGCATGCGGGTCAACGGCCACCCTTGCGAATAGGTCTCGAGCAATTCGTCGATCTCATCGGTGTGCGATGCGACGCCGCGCACCAGTTCCGCCGAATACTCGCGCATGGGATAGTCGGCGTCCGAGCTGCGGGTTTCCAGCATGCTGAGCGGCGCAATACCGCGTTGTTCCGCCTCGTAGAGAACGTCGAGCGCCCGTTTCCGGGATTTACTGCGTGCTCCCACTAGTTGACGCGGCCCAAGTATTCGCCCGAGCGGGTGTCGACCTTGATCTTGGTTCCTTGCTCCAAGAACAACGGCACCTGGATCTCGTACCCCGTCTCGAGCGTTGCGGACTTCGATCCGCCCGACGAACGGTCGCCTTGCAGGCCCGGCTCGGTGTAGGTGATCTCAAGCGCCACCGACGGCGGCATTTCCACGTACAGCGGGACACCGTCGTGCATGGCGACCTGGATGCTCTGGCTTTCGAGAAGATAGTGGGCCGCATCGCCGACGGTCTTCTCGGGCACGTTGATCTGCTCGTAGTCGGAGTTGTCCATGAACACGAAATCGGTGCCGTCGTGGTAGAGGTACTGCATGTCGCGACGGTCCACATTTGCCGTTTCGACCTTGGTGCCGGCGTTGAACGTCTTGTCGACGGTCTTGCCGGACAGCACGTTCTTCAGCTTGGTGCGCACGAACGCCGGTCCCTTGCCCGGTTTGACGTGCTGGAACTCCACGACGGACCACAATTGTCCTTCGAGGTTGAGCACCAAGCCGTTCTTCAGATCGTTGGTCGAAGCCACTCGCGTTTCCCCTATAGGTTGTCAAGAATTACTCGAGAACAGAATACCGAATCGGACCGCCGGGCCCGGAGTTCCCCGGGAATCCTCACCACACGGCCGCAATCAAGGGTACCCGCCCCGGCAAAAATTCCGCGAATCGAGCGCTCCGGCCCCGCCCGTCCCCGCTCCCCGTCCTCAACCGCAAAACGCGCCGCCGCGTCGGGAACGCGCCGTCAGAACGGCGCGTTCCCGACGCGGCGGCGCGTTTTGCACACGGCGGCGCGTTTTGCAGCCCGTGGATTACTTTGCCGCCTCCGCGAGCAGCCCGGCCAGTTCGGCGGGTTTGGTGTACATCGGCCAGTGGCCGGAGTCGATGTCGAAGTACTCGACATGGCGGGCGGCCGCCAGTTCGGGCACATCGCCGCCCTCGATCCACTCCTTGGCGTCCGCCGGGCCGTATTCGGGGCAAATCAAAACGGTCGGCACGTCGAACCGCGCGTCATCCGTATAGGCAACCGCCGCGGTGCTCACCGCTTCGGGCACTGGAATGGCTGCCGCGGCGATCCGGCGCTTGGCGTCCTCGCTCAAATCAGCGGAGTCCGGGCCGTCGAAGGGTTCCCAACCGGGAAACGGCATCACGCCGCCCTCGGCGGGGAAGAAATCGGCGTACGCCTCCCCGGCAGTGGTGGGAAACCCGCCGATCAACACCGTCTTGGCCACGCGACCGGCCCGTGCGTCGGCGGCCAGCCACGCGAGCGTGCTCGCAGCCGAGTGTCCGACTACCACGGGTTTGCCGGACGCCGCGTCGACTGCCTCGACGACTGCCGCCACCTGGTCGTCGAGCGTCGCCGCATCGCCGTCCCCTTGGCCGGGCAGCGTGATCGGCACCGGGCGGTGTCCCAGATCGGCGAGCTTCGCTGCAACGTCGTCCCACGCCGAGTCGTCGAGCCAGAGTCCGGCGATGAGCAGAATGTCCATGATGCGTCTCCTTTCATTGCTTCCGCCTACTGCCTCGGACATCGGTCCGGCGGACGCGTTGTGCTCAACACGTTAGGAGGTGTTCCGGACGATCGGCTTCCGGATAGCCTCGGCTCATGCTTATTCTTTTGACATGGCTACCGAGTCGAGCCCGACCGCGCGGGCGCTGCGTGCGCTCGAGGTATTGCAATTCTCCCCCGGCGTACAGGCCGGCGAGCTCGCCGAGCGCCTGGGCGTCACGGAGCGGGCGGCGCGCCGCTATGTCGAAATTCTCCGCGAGGCGGGCATACCCGTCGAGTCGTCCCGCGGACCGTACGGCGGCTACCGGCTCGGGCGGGGCACCAGGTTGCCTCCCGTCGTCTTCACCGAGGCCGAAGCGCTGGGCCTGGTGATGGCGGCTCTGGACGGCGGCACGTTCCCGGCGGGCGCCGAAGACGTCACCGGCGCGGCCTTGGGCAAGGTCATTCGCGCGCTTCCGGACGCCCTGGGCCGTAAAGCGGCCGAACTGCGGGAAAACGCGTCGACCGCGCCGGCGCCGAGGTCCCGGCCCCATCCGGCGGTCGCCGGCGAGCTCGCGGCAGCAGTTGCCGACCGGTCGGTCGTCGACATCACCTACAGCAACCGCCCGGGCCGCGAATGGGACGATCGCGTGGATCCGTGGGCGGTCGTTGTGCGGCACGGATACTGGTACCTGCTGTGTTTTTCGCACGGCCGCGAAGCGATCCGGACGTATCGCGTCGACCGCGTTCGTTCGGTGCGACGGTCGGCGGACACGTTCACGCCGCCGGCCGATCTTGATCCGGTGGCGGTGCTGGAGGAAAATCTCGGCATCGGCTGGGACTTCGAAACCCGAGTGCGATTCGATGCGCCGGCCGGGGACGTGTCGGAGTGGATCCATCCCGCCATGGGCAAGCTCACGGCGTCCGGCACTGGATGCGTGCTGAACGGCAGCACCGGCAATCCGGAGATGTACGTGCAGGAATGGCTGGCGTGTGTGCCTTACCAATTCCACATCGAGGGCGGACCCGAGCTCTGCGAGGCGGCCCGGACATTTGCCCGCCGCATCGCCAAAGCCGTCAACCACCGCAAAGCGCCCCGCCGCGTATAAAGCGCGAAGTCATGACGGGGCGGGCTATACGCCGCGGGGCGTTTTGCGAAGGGGAATTAGCCGAGACCGCCGACGGTCGTCAAATTACCCCGCGGTCCCTCCGCCGCGATTTCGGCGAACGCGGCCTGCATGATTGCCGGATCGGGGCCGGCCAGCCGGGTGGTGCGGCCGGTACGGCCGTCCAAGACCACGAACCGCAACAGCGACCCGCGTGCCTTCTTGTCCCGGGCCATCGCCTCGAGCAGTTTGGGCCACCGGTCGCCTCGATAGGTCACCGGCAGTTTGAGCTTCGACAGGATCGCCCGGTGCCTGTCGACCACGTCATCGGGCAGCCCCGAGGCCATCCGGGCCAGTTCGGCCACGTACACCATGCCGATGCTGACGGCGGCGCCGTGCGGCCACTGATAACGCTCGGCGTATTCAATGGCGTGCCCCAGCGTGTGACCGTAATTGAGGATCTCCCGCTCCCCCGATTCACGCAGGTCGTTGCCGACCACGCGGGCCTTGACAGCCACGGCGCGTTGAATGAGCTCACGCAGTATGGGCCCGTCCGGGTCGATGATCTGCTCGAGCGGATTGTCCTCGACCAGTTCGAGGATGCGCTCGTCCTCGATGAATCCGATCTTCACGATCTCCGCCATCCCCGACAACAGCTGCCGTTCGGGAAGCGTGCGCAGGGACTCCAGGTCGATGAGCACGCCGGCGGGCGGGTGGAACACTCCGACCAGGTTCTTGCCCTCGGACGTGTTGATGCCGGTCTTGCCGCCGACCGCCGCGTCCACCATGGCCAGCAGGGTGGTGGGAATGTGCACGACCCTGACGCCGCGCAGCCACGTGGCCGCCACGAACCCGGCAAGATCGGTCACCGTGCCGCCACCCACCGAGACGATGGCGTCCGACCGGGTGAAGTCGGATTGGCCGAGAATCGTCCAGCAAAACCCTGCCACCGGTTGCAGTTTGGCCTCTTCGCCGTCCGGAATCTCGGCGGCTATCGCGTTGTAACCGCGGCCGGCGAGCTCTTCGCGGACCGTCTCTCCGGTCGCCTGCAATGCGCGCGGATAGACAACGAGCACGCGTTCGCACGCCTCGCCCAGGAGCCCGGGCAGCTCGGTCAACAGCCCGGTGCCGATGATTGCCTGATAGTCGTCCGGCCTGGCGGGCGTCGATCCGACGTCGATACGGGTGGTTGACGTCATTGATGACCTTTCGATGGAGTTGGAGTCGTCACCGGCGAGTCGTTCCTCGTACGCGGCAAGGGCGGCGGTCACCCGATCGACGACGGTGGCGGGAGACACGCTGCTGCTGGGCACGATGAGGTCGGCGACCTCCCGGTAGACCGGTTCGCGTTCGGCGGCGAGCCGCGTCCATTGTTCCAGCGGGGTTTCGGCGGAGCCATCGGCCAGCAGCGGTCGGCTCGAGTTCTTGATCCGTGCGGCAACCGTTGCCGCGTCGATGGTGATGTACACCACCGTGACGCCGGACGACGTCAGCTGGGCCCGCGTCTCGGCGTCCAGCACGGCGCCGCCTCCGAGCGACACGATCCCGGGGGTTTCGGCAACGGTTCGCACGGCCGAATCGACGGCCCGGCGTTCGATCCGGCGGAACGCGGGTTCGCCGTCGCGGCGGAAGATCTCGCGAATCGGGCCGGCATCTTCGACGATCATGGCGTCGGTGTCGTACATGGGTACGTCGAAAGTTTCGGACAGCAGCCGGGCCAGCGTCGTCTTGCCGGCGGCCGGAGGTCCGACAAGGACGACGTGCTGCGGCAGCTTGGGCCGGGGTTTCTGCCGCGGCGGGTGCGGCACGGGCCGCGTTGGCGGTCCGAACGGGATAGACATATCAGCTCTGCAGGTTCTCCGGGATGGATGCCCGGTACGAGGCAATATTCCGCGCGGTCTCGGCAAGCGAATCGCCGCCGAACTTTTCGACGACGGCGCCGGCCACCACCAGGGCGACCATGGCCTCGGCCACCACTCCCGCGGCGGGAACCGCACACACGTCCGAGCGTTGATGGTGCGCGGTGGCCGCCTCGCCGGTGGACACGTCAACGGTGCGCAGTGCGCGCGGCACGGTGGCGATCGGTTTCATTGCGGCGCGCACGCGCAGCGGATCGCCGGTGCTCATCCCGCCTTCCGTTCCGCCTGCCCGCCCGGACGCACGGTGGACTTTGCCGCCGTCCCGGATGATCTCGTCGTGCGCGGCGCTGCCGCGGCGTGCGGCGGTTTTGAATCCGTCGCCGATCTCGACGCCCTTGATGGCTTGAATGCCCATCAGCGCTCCGGCAAGCCGCGAGTCCAGTCGCCGGTCCCAGTGCACGTGCGACCCGAGGCCGGGCGGCGTTCCGTAGCACACGACTTCGACGATGCCGCCCAGCGTGTCGCCTGCCTTTTTGGCGTCGTCCACTTCGGCGACCATCCTCTCGGACGTCGCCCGGTGGAAGCAGCGCATCGGGTCGGCATCAAGCGCCGGGACGTCGTCCGCGCCGGGCAGCGGGGCGTCGGCAGGCACCTCGATGGGGCCCAGTCCGACGGTGTGCGACACGACGGTGATGCCGACGCCGGCCAGGAAGTTCTCGGCGACCGAGCCGAGCGCCACGCGGGTGGCGGTCTCCCGGGCCGACGCGCGCTCGAGCACGGGCCGGGCCTCGTCGAAACCGTATTTTTGCATGCCGACGAAATCAGCGTGCCCCGGCCGCGGCCGCGTCAACGGCGCATTGCGGGCCAGCCCGTCGAGCACTTCCGCTTCGACCGGGTCGGCCGCCATGACCTGTTCCCATTTCGGCCATTCCGTGTTCGCCACCTCGATGGCCACCGGCCCGCCCTGCGTCAGGCCGTGCCGGACGCCGCCGATCAGCCGGACGGCGTCCTTCTCGAACGACATCCGGGCGCCGCGGCCGTATCCGAGCCGCCGCCTGGCCAGGGCATTCTGCACGTCTTCGGTGGTCAGAGGCACCGACGCGGGTAAGCCTTCGAGAATTCCGACAAGAGCCGGGCCGTGTGATTCCCCCGCAGTCAGCCAACGCAACATACTGACGATCCTACTGAAAGCGCTCCGGCCGCGATGACGGACGTCCACGCACCGAACAGCAGAAACGGTCCGTAGGCAATGGAATCCCGCGCGCTGCGGCGTCCGGCGGCCACCAATGCCAAGGCCGCCAGCCCCGCCGCGACGACGCCGACAAGCAGCCCGGCCAGGCCGACGACCGGGTGGACCGCGCCTGCTGCCAGGCCGAGCAGCACGGCCGTCTTGATGTCGCCCTTGCCGAGGCCCGATCCGGGCAACGCTCGAATCCCGGCGAAGAACGCGCCGCCGGCCGCGCCGGTCAGGGCCGATCCCAAGGCGAGGGTCGTCACGGCCCCGGAGCGGCCGATCTCGGCGGCCAGGCAGGCTGCGCACGCGGCGATGCCGGGCCACACGATCCGGTCGGGCAGGCGGTGCAGGCGGACGTCGAAGAAGCCGAGCGCCGGGGTCGCACCGGCCACCACGCCCAACAGCACGGAACGCGGCCACGGCCCGGAAGCCACCGGCCATGCGCACACGGCAAGGGCCCCGGCCGCCAGACACGTCACCGCGGTCCAGACCATCGGGGCGCGCCGGCCGTGCCACGCCAGCCGGACGGCGTCCGCCGGGCCCACGATCGCCGGCCCGGCCGCCCCGATCACGAGGGCCGCGAGGACTGCCAGCGCGGGCGCGACCATGTCAGTCGCCGCGCCCGCGCACTACGGCCAGCACGGCGTCGGTGATTGCAGCGTGCCGGTCGGGGCCTGCGTCCGCGGCGGACGCGCCGTCCCCGCCGGACTGCAGGGCCGACCGCCGCGCGGCTTCGGCAAGGAACAGTTCGATTTGCCCGACCGCCTGGTGGGCGAGCATGGCCGCGCCGTCGATCACCGTGCCGCCGGCAGCCGACCAGGCGCTTGCCAGCGGCGTCGGCCACGGATCGTAGACGACGTCGAGAAGCACGGCTCCGACAAGCGTGCCCGGAGCGCCGCGCCCGGCCGTACCGGCAAGCGACGCGGACGCGCCGACGGGGGTGGTGTTCACGGTGGTGTCGTAGTCGCCCGGGCGCCACTTGTCGAGCGGCTGCACTGCGGCACGGGCGCCCAGCGATGCCGCGACGCGCTCGACGCCGGCCGCCCGGGAAGGCGTGCGCGCAAAGACGTCGACGGCGTTGGCGCCCTGACGGGCGAAGGCGGCGGCCGCGGATCCGGCAGTCGCTCCCCCGCCGATCACGGCGCATCGGCCCGGTCGGGTGACGCCGGCTCCGCTCAAGGCCCCGATGATTCCCGCCACGTCGGTGTTGTACGCCGCCGGCGCCGGGCCGGAAAAGACGAGCGTGTTGACGCTCCCGGTGGCCGCCGCGACGTCGTCGACGGGCCCTCCGGCGCGGCGCACCAGTTCCAGCGCCCGCTGTTTCAGCGGCATGGTCAACGACAGCCCGATCCAGCTGGCGTCCAAGCCGGCCAGGTGCCCGGCCAGCCCGTCGGCGTCGACGTCCGACAGATCGTAGGAGATATCGCTGCGGCGGGCTGCCCGGTACCCCGCCTCGTGCATGACCGGCGAGAGCGAATGCGCGATCGGGTGACCGCAGACGCCGGCCCGGTGAATTGTCACGACTTGCCGCCGTTCTTCTTCGCCTTCCGGTGGTCGCCTTTGTGATGCTTCTTCAGCCACGCCTGATACTGCTTGACGTGCTTTTGATGCTGCTTGTACGTCGTGGCGAACTTCGTCTTGCCGGTATCGGGGTTGACCGTCACAAAGTACATCCACGGCCCGGAGGCGGGGTCGTCCGCGGCTTTGATGCTGGCAAGGCCCGGCGAGTTGATCGGGCCGGGCGGCAAGCCCTTGTGGCGGTACGTGTTGTACGGCGATTTGCTGGCGCGCTGCTTCTTGGTCGTCGACGCATCCTCACGGGTGCCGAAGATGTAGGAAACCGTCGCATCCGATTGCAATTTGCCGTCGGTTTCCTTGTTGTCGTCCTTCAACCTGTTGTCGAAGACGCGCGCGATCTTGCGGCGCGTCGCGTAATCGCCAGGCGATTCGGCCTGCACGAGGCTTGCCTTGGTCAACACCGTGCGCTGGTCCTGCGCCCGCACGCCGGCGTCGGTCAGGGCGGCCTGCATCCGGTCGACCATCGTCTGCACGATCTCGGTAGCCGTCTCATGCGGCTTGACCTTGTACGTGGCCGGGAACAAATACCCTTCGATGCTCGGCAGATCCGCGGGCAGGCCGTATTTTTGCGGCTTGGCCTTCAGGGCCTTCTTGATCTCGGCGACAGGCAGACCGCTGACCTTGTGAATGGCCGGCACCATTTGCATGCGCCGGTAGCCCTCCGGAACGGTGAACGTCGGCAACGCCACCGGGTTCTGCAAGAGCTTCACCGCGGCGGATCCGCTCATGTGCCGGTGCAGGACGTAGCGTCCGGGCTGCAGCTGGTCGCCGGATTTGCTCAGCGCGTCCAGGAACGGGTCGGAGGATTTGATGACCCCCTTGTCCACCAAATCGTTGGCGACGGTGCGTCCGGACGCGCCGGACGACACCACCACGCTGACCTCACCGTGGCCGGAGCCCTTGTAATCGCCGGTGTTTCCGTGCAGGTCTGCGGCGATCCCCTTCAACGGCCCGAGCACGAGGTAGCCGGCGCCGCCGATCACCAGGACGAGAATGAGCAACAGCGTGACGGCGCGACGGCGCCGATGACGACGGCGCCGCTTCCGATGTCTGTCCTCGGTTCTCGTGTCATCGTCAGCGAATTCATGCAAGTCACTCATGGGTTCGCAGTAGTCCTTCCGGTGCCGGGCGGCTCCGCCGGTGCGCCCGGCGGTCGTCCGGTCGCCTTTTCACTATCGATCGCCTGCTGGAGTATCAACACGGCGGCAACCGTATCGACGACGCCGCGTTGCTTTTTGCCGGCCATCCCCGAATCTCGGAGCTGCCGGTGCGCGGCCACAGTCGTCAACCGTTCATCGACGAGCCTAACGGGTATTGGCGCGACATGCCCGGCAAGCGCGCCGGCGAATTCGCTCGCGGTCGCGGCAGCCTGCCTGCCCACGCCGTCCAGCGAGCGCGGCAAGCCCACGATGATCTCGATGACGCCGCGCTCGGACGCTTCCGCCGCGATTCGGACGACGTCGGCGCCGCCGTCCACGTCGCGCGGGATCGTCTCGATCGGCGTGGCCAGGATGCCGTCGGGGTCGCACGCGGCGAGGCCGACTCGAACGGCACCGACATCGACGCCGATTCTCGTGCCTCGGCGGAACACTATGCCCCTGCAGTGTTGGCGGACAGTCCGTCGGCGACGGCCTGTAGCGCGGCCGGCACTGCCGAAGCGTCGGTGCCGCCGCCCTGGGCCAGATCCTTCTTGCCGCCTCCGCCGCCGCCCAGGACACCGGACGCCGTCCGGACCAGCGCGCCGGCATCGAGACCGCGCTCGCGTGCGGACGCCGTCGTGGCCGTCACCAGCACGGGCCGCCCCTTCGTCACGCCGGCGACCGCGACAACGCCGGAGCGCTCGCCCAGCCGGGCCCGCAGATCGGTGGCGAGCGAGCGCAACTCGTCGACCGATCCGACATCGCCCAGGTCGGTGGCCACGAAGGCGGTGCCGTCGATGTCGCGTGCCGACTCGATCAGCGAACCGGCGCCGGCCAACGCCTGCTTCTTGCGCATCTCATCGATGGACCGTTCGGCCTTCTTGAGGCGCTCGAGGATGTTGTGCACGCGTCCGGGCATGTCCGCGGCCGGAACCTTGAGAATGTCGCTGAGCGAGCTGACAAGGGCGCGCTCGGCGGCGAGGTGGCGGAACGCTTCCATACCGACGGAGGCTTCGATGCGGCGCACGCCGGATCCGATCGACGATTCGGACAGCACCGAGATGGGGCCGACCTGCGAGGAATGGGCCACGTGCGTTCCGGCGCACAGTTCGCGCGACCAGGGGCCGCCAATGTCGACCACGCGCACCGTTTCGCCGTACTTCTCGCCGAACAGGGCCATCGCGCCGGAAGCGCGGGCCGCGTCGAGCGACATGTATTCCGCCGACACGGCGAGGTCGCGGCGCACCGCCATATTCGCGGCTTCTTCGATTTCGGCGCGCGCGCTCTGACTGACCTGCGCGTTGTACGAGAAGTCGAAGCGCATGTAGCCCGCTTCGTTGAACGAGCCGGCCTGCACGGCGCCGGGCCCGAGCAGTTCGCGCAGCGCCGCATGCACCAGGTGCGTGGCCGAATGCGCTTGGCAGGCGCCGAGACGGTAATCGTCGTCCACGCTGGCCAGCACCGTGCCGCCGGGCTGCAGTTCACCGTCCGTGACTTCGACCCGGTGCACGATGAGGCCGCCGATGGGGCGTTGCACATCGAGCACCTTGGCGGTGAATCCGTCGCCGGAAATGCTGCCGGTATCGGCGCGCTGGCCGCCCGATTCGGCGTAGAACGGCGTCTCCTCCAGCACGATGTCCACTTGGTCGCCCGGCAGCGCGACGGGGGCGCTGTGCCCGTTCTTGACGATGCCGCGCACCCGTGAATCGCTCTGCAACTTCTCGTAACCGATGAACCGGGTCTCGCCGGCGTCGCGCAGTTCGCGGTATGCGGTGGTGTCGGTGACGCCGCCGGTCTTCTTGGCGCGCGCGTCGGCCTGGGCACGATCGCGCTGCTCGGCCATCAGCGCGCGGAACGATTCCTCGTCGACGGTGACGCCCTGCTCGGAGGCCATTTCAATCGTCAGGTCGATCGGGAATCCGTAGGTGTCGTGCAGCGTGAACGCCTGCCGGCCGGACAACCGCCCGCCGGCGCCCTTGACCTTGTCGACCTCCTGGCTCAGTAGCGTCGTCCCGGAGGCCAGCGTGCGCAGGAAGGCGCGTTCTTCGGCGTACGCGATTCGGGAGATCCGTTCGAAATCGGTTTCCACCTCGGGGTACGAGGCCTTCATGGCGTCCCTCGACCGGGGCAGCAGCTCGGGCAGCGACTCACCGTGCACGCCCAGGA
It encodes the following:
- the mltG gene encoding endolytic transglycosylase MltG, which codes for MSDLHEFADDDTRTEDRHRKRRRRHRRRRAVTLLLILVLVIGGAGYLVLGPLKGIAADLHGNTGDYKGSGHGEVSVVVSSGASGRTVANDLVDKGVIKSSDPFLDALSKSGDQLQPGRYVLHRHMSGSAAVKLLQNPVALPTFTVPEGYRRMQMVPAIHKVSGLPVAEIKKALKAKPQKYGLPADLPSIEGYLFPATYKVKPHETATEIVQTMVDRMQAALTDAGVRAQDQRTVLTKASLVQAESPGDYATRRKIARVFDNRLKDDNKETDGKLQSDATVSYIFGTREDASTTKKQRASKSPYNTYRHKGLPPGPINSPGLASIKAADDPASGPWMYFVTVNPDTGKTKFATTYKQHQKHVKQYQAWLKKHHKGDHRKAKKNGGKS
- the nusB gene encoding transcription antitermination factor NusB: MGARSKSRKRALDVLYEAEQRGIAPLSMLETRSSDADYPMREYSAELVRGVASHTDEIDELLETYSQGWPLTRMPAVDRAALRIGAWEILFNDDVDGPVAVDEAVDLVRKLSTDDSPGFVSGLLGRILDMKPSLGY
- a CDS encoding prepilin peptidase; this translates as MVAPALAVLAALVIGAAGPAIVGPADAVRLAWHGRRAPMVWTAVTCLAAGALAVCAWPVASGPWPRSVLLGVVAGATPALGFFDVRLHRLPDRIVWPGIAACAACLAAEIGRSGAVTTLALGSALTGAAGGAFFAGIRALPGSGLGKGDIKTAVLLGLAAGAVHPVVGLAGLLVGVVAAGLAALALVAAGRRSARDSIAYGPFLLFGAWTSVIAAGALSVGSSVCCVG
- a CDS encoding phospholipase D-like domain-containing protein; the encoded protein is MTKRETHPYTGTVKKLLWRSALAFAGTQAAVIGGLVATDAVKKSQRKKRTGFPRPGTYTSSVSDAVTTVYTYGADLYDAMIDEIDKAERHVFIQSYIWKDDETGRRFKDALGRAAERGVDVFVSYDGFANLVVRPRFYRFHPSVHVLRSPIFRPGIIFANPRSTGLDHRKILVVDDRVGFVGGYNIGAPYATEWRDTHLRIEGRSVWELRHAFISFWNNTRTSRHPELPDPGAGFWEPRLRSVSNAPAGMVFPIRGVYLAAINRATSHIFITTAYFIPDGQILDALTAASRRGVDVRVLVPEESNHVLSDWLSRGFYSELLDAGVTILLYENAMVHAKTATIDGKWTTVGTANIDRLSLSGNYEINMELYDDKLAADMERIFEVDSGNSRVLTPEEWQRRNVVARFAELVLVPLRPLL
- the aroC gene encoding chorismate synthase, which produces MLRWLTAGESHGPALVGILEGLPASVPLTTEDVQNALARRRLGYGRGARMSFEKDAVRLIGGVRHGLTQGGPVAIEVANTEWPKWEQVMAADPVEAEVLDGLARNAPLTRPRPGHADFVGMQKYGFDEARPVLERASARETATRVALGSVAENFLAGVGITVVSHTVGLGPIEVPADAPLPGADDVPALDADPMRCFHRATSERMVAEVDDAKKAGDTLGGIVEVVCYGTPPGLGSHVHWDRRLDSRLAGALMGIQAIKGVEIGDGFKTAARRGSAAHDEIIRDGGKVHRASGRAGGTEGGMSTGDPLRVRAAMKPIATVPRALRTVDVSTGEAATAHHQRSDVCAVPAAGVVAEAMVALVVAGAVVEKFGGDSLAETARNIASYRASIPENLQS
- the efp gene encoding elongation factor P; translation: MASTNDLKNGLVLNLEGQLWSVVEFQHVKPGKGPAFVRTKLKNVLSGKTVDKTFNAGTKVETANVDRRDMQYLYHDGTDFVFMDNSDYEQINVPEKTVGDAAHYLLESQSIQVAMHDGVPLYVEMPPSVALEITYTEPGLQGDRSSGGSKSATLETGYEIQVPLFLEQGTKIKVDTRSGEYLGRVN
- a CDS encoding alpha/beta fold hydrolase: MDILLIAGLWLDDSAWDDVAAKLADLGHRPVPITLPGQGDGDAATLDDQVAAVVEAVDAASGKPVVVGHSAASTLAWLAADARAGRVAKTVLIGGFPTTAGEAYADFFPAEGGVMPFPGWEPFDGPDSADLSEDAKRRIAAAAIPVPEAVSTAAVAYTDDARFDVPTVLICPEYGPADAKEWIEGGDVPELAAARHVEYFDIDSGHWPMYTKPAELAGLLAEAAK
- the aroB gene encoding 3-dehydroquinate synthase translates to MTSTTRIDVGSTPARPDDYQAIIGTGLLTELPGLLGEACERVLVVYPRALQATGETVREELAGRGYNAIAAEIPDGEEAKLQPVAGFCWTILGQSDFTRSDAIVSVGGGTVTDLAGFVAATWLRGVRVVHIPTTLLAMVDAAVGGKTGINTSEGKNLVGVFHPPAGVLIDLESLRTLPERQLLSGMAEIVKIGFIEDERILELVEDNPLEQIIDPDGPILRELIQRAVAVKARVVGNDLRESGEREILNYGHTLGHAIEYAERYQWPHGAAVSIGMVYVAELARMASGLPDDVVDRHRAILSKLKLPVTYRGDRWPKLLEAMARDKKARGSLLRFVVLDGRTGRTTRLAGPDPAIMQAAFAEIAAEGPRGNLTTVGGLG
- a CDS encoding helix-turn-helix transcriptional regulator codes for the protein MATESSPTARALRALEVLQFSPGVQAGELAERLGVTERAARRYVEILREAGIPVESSRGPYGGYRLGRGTRLPPVVFTEAEALGLVMAALDGGTFPAGAEDVTGAALGKVIRALPDALGRKAAELRENASTAPAPRSRPHPAVAGELAAAVADRSVVDITYSNRPGREWDDRVDPWAVVVRHGYWYLLCFSHGREAIRTYRVDRVRSVRRSADTFTPPADLDPVAVLEENLGIGWDFETRVRFDAPAGDVSEWIHPAMGKLTASGTGCVLNGSTGNPEMYVQEWLACVPYQFHIEGGPELCEAARTFARRIAKAVNHRKAPRRV
- the ruvX gene encoding Holliday junction resolvase RuvX yields the protein MFRRGTRIGVDVGAVRVGLAACDPDGILATPIETIPRDVDGGADVVRIAAEASERGVIEIIVGLPRSLDGVGRQAAATASEFAGALAGHVAPIPVRLVDERLTTVAAHRQLRDSGMAGKKQRGVVDTVAAVLILQQAIDSEKATGRPPGAPAEPPGTGRTTANP
- a CDS encoding shikimate dehydrogenase, coding for MTIHRAGVCGHPIAHSLSPVMHEAGYRAARRSDISYDLSDVDADGLAGHLAGLDASWIGLSLTMPLKQRALELVRRAGGPVDDVAAATGSVNTLVFSGPAPAAYNTDVAGIIGALSGAGVTRPGRCAVIGGGATAGSAAAAFARQGANAVDVFARTPSRAAGVERVAASLGARAAVQPLDKWRPGDYDTTVNTTPVGASASLAGTAGRGAPGTLVGAVLLDVVYDPWPTPLASAWSAAGGTVIDGAAMLAHQAVGQIELFLAEAARRSALQSGGDGASAADAGPDRHAAITDAVLAVVRGRGD